A genomic window from Chaetodon auriga isolate fChaAug3 chromosome 13, fChaAug3.hap1, whole genome shotgun sequence includes:
- the LOC143330760 gene encoding collagen alpha-3(VI) chain-like: MSSRPLLEAGAWKEFHSGKKDIVFLLDGSDGTRNGFPAMREFVERVVEKLNVGQNNDRVSVVQYSRDPEVNFYLNTHSTKEDIVDSVRGLRHKGGRPLNTGAALQYVRDNVFTNSSGSRRLQGVPQMLILLNGGRSFDNVDSPAAALKQQGIFVIGIGTRNSDRSELQKISYEPSYALSVSELTDLPTVQEQLSSVMSTVRC, from the exons ATGTCTTCACGGCCTCTGCTGGAAGCAGGCGCCTGGAAGGAGTTCCACAG tggcaaaaaagatatcgtgttccttctggatggttctgatggcacaaggaatggcttccctgccatgcgtgaatttgttgagagagttgtggagaaactcaatgtgggccaaaacaatgaccgtgtctctgtggtccagtacagcagagatccagaggtcaatttctatctgaacacacactccacaaaagaggatattgtggattcggtcagagggctcagacacaaaggaggcagaccCCTCAACACCGGGGCAGCCCTCCAATACGTCAGAGACAACGTCTTTACAAACTCCTCTGGCAGTAGACGCCTGCAAGGtgttccacagatgttgatcctgctaaatggtggaaggtcttttgacaatgtagattccccagccgctgctctcaaacagcagggcatctttgtgattggcattggaacaaggaactctgacagaagtgagctgcagaagatatcatatgagccaagttatgctctgtcagtgtctgagttaactgacctccccactgtccaagaacagctctcctctgtcatgagcacagtgcga tgttga
- the LOC143330761 gene encoding collagen alpha-3(VI) chain-like encodes MTSCFDSGKKDIVFLLDGSDGTRNGFPAMREFVERVVEKLNVGQNNDRVSVVQYSRDPEVNFYLNTHSTKEDIVDSVRGLRHKGGRPLNTGAALQYVRDNVFTNSSGSRRLQGVPQMLILLNGGRSFDNVDSPAAALKQQGIFVIGIGTRNSDRSELQKISYEPSYALSVSELTDLPTVQEQLSSVMSTVRC; translated from the exons ATGACCTCTTGCT ttgacagtggcaaaaaagatatcgtgttccttctggatggttctgatggcacaaggaatggcttccctgccatgcgtgaatttgttgagagagttgtggagaaactcaatgtgggccaaaacaatgaccgtgtctctgtggtccagtacagcagagatccagaggtcaatttctatctgaacacacactccacaaaagaggatattgtggattcggtcagagggctcagacacaaaggaggcagaccCCTCAACACCGGGGCAGCCCTCCAATACGTCAGAGACAACGTCTTTACAAACTCCTCTGGCAGTAGACGCCTGCAAGGtgttccacagatgttgatcctgctaaatggtggaaggtcttttgacaatgtagattccccagccgctgctctcaaacagcagggcatctttgtgattggcattggaacaaggaactctgacagaagtgagctgcagaagataTCATATGAGCCAAGTTATGCACTGTCAGTTTCTGAGTTAACTGACCTCCCCACTGTCCAagaacagctctcctctgtcatgagcacagtgcga tgttga
- the LOC143330762 gene encoding collagen alpha-3(VI) chain-like: MSSRPLLEAGAWKEFHSGKKDIVFLLDGSDGTRNGFPAMREFVERVVEKLNVGQNNDRVSVVQYSRDPEVNFYLNTHSTKEDIVDSVRGLRHKGGRPLNTGAALQYVRDNVFTNSSGSRRLQGVPQMLILLNGGRSFDNVDSPAAALKQQGIFVIGIGTRNSDRSELQKISYEPSYALSVSELTDLPTVQEQLSSVMSTVRC; encoded by the exons ATGTCTTCACGGCCTCTGCTGGAAGCAGGCGCCTGGAAGGAGTTCCACAG tggcaaaaaagatatcgtgttccttctggatggttctgatggcacaaggaatggcttccctgccatgcgtgaatttgttgagagagttgtggagaaactcaatgtgggccaaaacaatgaccgtgtctctgtggtccagtacagcagagatccagaggtcaatttctatctgaacacacactccacaaaagaggatattgtggattcggtcagagggctcagacacaaaggaggcagaccCCTCAACACCGGGGCAGCCCTCCAATACGTCAGAGACAACGTCTTTACAAACTCCTCTGGCAGTAGACGCCTGCAAGGtgttccacagatgttgatcctgctaaatggtggaaggtcttttgacaatgtagattccccagccgctgctctcaaacagcagggcatctttgtgattggcattggaacaaggaactctgacagaagtgagctgcagaagataTCATATGAGCCAAGTTATGCACTGTCAGTTTCTGAGTTAACTGACCTCCCCACTGTCCAagaacagctctcctctgtcatgagcacagtgcga tgttga
- the LOC143330763 gene encoding collagen alpha-3(VI) chain-like, with amino-acid sequence MSSRPLLEAGAWKEFHSGKKDIVFLLDGSDGTRNGFPAMREFVERVVEKLNVGQNNDRVSVVQYSRDPEVNFYLNTHSTKEDIVDSVRGLRHKGGRPLNTGAALQYVRDNVFTPSSGSRRLQGVPQMLILLNGGRSFDNVDSPAAALKQQGIFVIGIGTRNSDRSELQKISYEPSYALSVSELTDLPTVQEQLSSVMSTVRVRATPMTPTVTVDSGKKDIVFLLDGSDGTRNGFPAMREFVERVVEILNVGQNNDRVSVVQYSRDPEVNFYLNTHSTKEDIVDSVRGLRHKGGRPLNTGAALQYVRDNVFTPSSGSRRLQGVPQMLILLNGGRSFDNVDSPAAALKQQGIFVIGIGTRNSDRSELQKISYEPSYALSVSELTDLPTVQEQLSSVMSTVRVRATPMTPTVTVERKPAGKDVVFLLDGSDGTRSAFPAMRDFVQRVVETLSLDDNKDRVSVVQYSRDPAVQFYLNTYSTKAVILDTVRGLRHKGGRPLNTGAALQYLRDNVLTASAGSRRLEGVPQVLIVLSGGRSSDSVDAPASALKQLGVLIFAIGTRRSDIRELQKISYNPSYALSVSEFTYLPNVQQQLQSFVEAVVIDVTPESPTVPGMLTIMMS; translated from the exons ATGTCTTCACGGCCTCTGCTGGAAGCAGGCGCCTGGAAGGAGTTCCACAG tggcaaaaaagatatcgtgttccttctggatggttctgatggcacaaggaatggcttccctgccatgcgtgaatttgttgagagagttgtggagaaactcaatgtgggccaaaacaatgaccgtgtctctgtggtccagtacagcagagatccagaggtcaatttctatctgaacacacactccacaaaagaggatattgtggattcggtcagagggctcagacacaaaggaggcagaccCCTCAACACCGGGGCAGCCCTCCAATACGTCAGAGACAACGTCTTTACACCCTCCTCTGGCAGTAGACGCCTGCAAGGtgttccacagatgttgatcctgctaaatggtggaaggtcttttgacaatgtagattccccagcagctgctctcaaacagcagggcatctttgtgattggcattggaacaaggaactctgacagaagtgagctgcagaagatatcatatgagccaagttatgctctgtcagtgtctgagttaactgacctccccactgtccaagaacagctctcctctgtcatgagcacagtgcgagtgagggcgacacccatgacaccaacagtaactg ttgacagtggcaaaaaagATATCGTGTTCCTTCTGGATGGTTCTGATGGCACAAGGAATGGCTTCCCTGCCATGCGTGAATTTGTTGAGAGAGTTGTGGAGATACTCAATGTGGGCCAAAACAATGaccgtgtctctgtggtccagtacagcagagatccagaggtcaatttctatctgaacacacactccacaaaagaggatattgtggattcggtcagagggctcagacacaaaggaggcagaccCCTCAACACCGGGGCAGCCCTCCAATACGTCAGAGACAACGTCTTTACACCCTCCTCTGGCAGTAGACGCCTGCAAGGtgttccacagatgttgatcctgctaaatggtggaaggtcttttgacaatgtagattccccagccgctgctctcaaacagcagggcatctttgtgattggcattggaacaaggaactctgacagaagtgagctgcagaagataTCATATGAGCCAAGTTATGCACTGTCAGTTTCTGAGTTAACTGACCTCCCCACTGTCCAagaacagctctcctctgtcatgagcacagtgcgagtgagggcgacacccatgacaccaacagtaactg tggagagaaagccagcaggaaaggatgttgtgttcttgttggatggatctgatggcactagaagtgcattcccagctatgcgagactttgtccagagagtagtggagacactcagtctggatgacaacaaagaccgtgtctcagtggttcagtacagcagagatccggcTGTCCAATTCTATCTGAACACGTACTCAACAAAGGCTGTGATccttgacactgtcagaggtttgaggcACAAAGGCGGAAGACCCCTCAACACTGGAGCCGCTCTGCAGTACTTGAGGGACAATGTCCTCACGGCCTCTGCTGGAAGCAGGCGCCTGGAAGGAGTTCCACAGGTGCTAATAGTGCTAAGTGGTGGACGttcttctgacagtgttgacgcaccagcctccgctctcaaacagctgggtgtCTTGATCTTTGCAATTGGAACCAGGAGGTCTGATATTAGAGAACTGCAGAAGATATCATACAATCCCAGTTatgctctctctgtatctgaattCACTTACCTTCCCAATGTCCAACAACAACTTCAGTCCTTCGTGGAGGCTGTGGTCATTGACGTTACCCCAGAATCACCAACTGTACCTGGTATGTTAACAATCATGATGTCTTAA